TTATTGAAACCTCATCCCCTGGCCTACAGTTATGGCCCAATGACTTCTCAGAATCTGAGTAAGGTAAGACATTTGGCTACCAATCTATAGGGAGCAAGTGACAAACTTCCGAGGGCGAACTTGAGAGGGATCTGGAGTGCAGGTTGGTTTTAAGTAAGGACACTGAGGAGTCCAGAACTGCACTCTTCCCTTTGCAAGCACCCCAGGACTCTGCATCCCCTTCAACCCTTCCTGATAGCTTTTGCATTTTAGAGTGAGGACTAAGGGAGGCtctccatcactgtcctagatgaAATGCTACCTTCTTCTGCTGAGCTGCTCCGAGGCTGATtggggagggtctttctccttcTGCTCTATCCTGAAGGGTTATTTTCCAATGCAGAGGATGGCCTGCCTATAGGTTTCTGATTCAGGAATAATGCCTAAAGGCTTTCAAGTCATCTGCAGTCTGATTCTACAAGAGGCCTCCAGTGTGGTTCCCAGCAGTCTGCTTGGTCAACCAGTTGGCATTCCAATCTGTCTGTGCTCTACCAGAACCTTGAGGTTGACCAGTACAAACCAAGATGGCACCCTCCCCCTTTGGAATCTTGGGGGACCCTCTGCTGAGCATGGAATCTTGGGAGAAGCCTTGCTCTGTATAGAATAAGTAGGAGCTGATTACACCAAACCCAGACCAATATCTACCTCTAAATCTCTCATGGATGGGGAAGGGCAGCCTCCTCCCAAACCAGAGAAATAGCAAGCCACCCCAGAATTGCTGAAATGATCAATTTAAAGAGACAAAGGAATCAGAAACACACCAATGCTAAAGGGTCACCCCCTACTGCACCCTCTAAAGGGAGGGGTCTAGACTTGGCATTGTGGGGTAAGATGGGGAAAAAGACAACCCCAGAAATCACTCGAGGTCTCATGTTCTGTTCTCATCCCAGTGGGTCCCCCCTACTCAGTCCTGAGCCACCCTTTTATCCTGGATAATACTgtccccaccaccacctccatCGGAAGGATCAGATACTAAAGGTTAGGACCCTGAGCATGCTTACATCTTTGCTCTTCTGCTGAGGAATCCCCAGGAGTCCAtggacatatgtgtgtgtgtatgtacacaaatatacatatatgtgtgtacatatacatttactcatatacatatatatatacatatatatatatatatacacatatatattaagaaaaacaaagtatCTAAGGGGCCGGCTTACCAGCAGCCCTAGAACAAGGTCCACAACTGGCACCAGACTGGGCAGGAAGGACTCAGAAGGAACCATAGCCTCCATCAGGGAAGTGAGGGTCCAGCACAGCACATGCTCCCAGCTTAGTGGGACTCCCTAGGGCGTGTGGATGAAGGAGAGAGGTTTTGGGGAGGGAAGGCACTTGGGGCAGATGACCTGAATGGAATGTCATGATATACAGAAACCTTGTTAGAGTGAAGTGTGTCCACAGTCACTAGCACAAGGACTAGGGAAAGATCAGCTAtaaacccagaagaaaatcaagagTGAATGTAAGAAAAGCTGACTCCAGGGAGGGGAAATGGTAACACAGCCCTTACCCACCCTTTGGTGATGGTCACAGGTCCAGGGTTTTACATGCTACAGATTCTCAGACATTTTTAGTACATCCATCAATAATAGAATTGAGACTTTTCCCTCTTTACAAAACACTAGTTGTTAGAAAGGATGGGGAGGACACAGGGGCAAGCTCTACTGATGTATGGAATGGAAGAAATCAAtggcattttatttttgaaaagtgAATTCtaggtttgtttttaataaacgGGTCTTGAAGCCCTTTTCTTCAGCCTGATAGCACTCCCCCATGATGTCAGCAGCTGTGAGCCAATGAGGCTTATTGTGAGGTAATGGGCAGGTCACAGTCACTGAGGGAGTTCTAGGGAGGAGACTGGAGCCCAGGCTTCTTCAAAGCCTGGATGCGAACACGCTCAGATATCAGGTCAGTAGAGCTCCCcaatcccctccccttcccccaaatttGAGGTCCCTGTAAAGCCCGGGGGTGAGGGGTGGTATTTGAGTTCATGGTGAGCAGTCTAGGCTATTTTTCCAAATCAGATCACAGAGGAAAATCTTCCTCTACTCTGGTTTTTGGTAGCTGAATAAAACACAGGCTCCCATTCCCCCTGGCCCATCCTCAAGTCTCTTTTCTCAATTCACAGGTTCACCAGAATTGTTAGGGGAGGGCCTCCAACCCTGAAATTCAGCCTGAAGGCTTACTCCTGAATATGAAATCCTGGGTTGGCCTTGTGAAAGAAGGCCCCAATCTCCAGGACTTTTGGCTGGCTCAATTAGTGAGCAATGATGATTTCCCACTGATGCCCGAGAGGAGGGCAACCAGTGGCTGTCCCTGTGGGTCTGTCCAGTATTCACTGCAGCTTGACAGTAGAAGCCCAAATCCCCAAGATGTTTGGTGGGTACAACAAATGGGCAAAGAGAGTTATACACAGGCGACCCTGAATATTGTTCCAGTGGAAGATTCCCTTGGGACAGCTGGGTGCTCATCCCATATTCCAAATAGAAGCCAAGATCTTAAAACTTTTTGGCTAGTCCAACCAGTGGACAAAGATGGTCTCCCAGAAAGGCCCACAAAGAAGGATGTAGGTGGCCAAGTGATGGGGGGATCTGGGTCCTCACCACACTTTCAAGAAAGGGGCCCTGATCCCCAGACTCTGTGGGAGGTCCAACAGGTGGGCAAAGACCACTTCCCACGGAAACGCGGGAAGACAGCTCAAGGTGGCCGTCGTTTTGGGACTGGTTGGTATTCAGCACAGCATCAAAACAGGGCCAATGGTCCTCAGACTTCTTGGTTCGTGCAACAAGTAAGCACAGATGATGTCCAGATGCCTGGGAAGAGGGTTCCTGGTCCTACTGGGGACTGCTGGTATCCACCACATTTCCATACAGGGAGCCCTGATCACCAAGATATCTGGCTGGCCCAACCAGTATACAATGCCTATGTCCCAGTGATACCCATGAAGAGAATTCGAAGTGACTGCCCTTTTGGGGCAACTTGGTACTCACCACAATTTCTACAAAGGGTACTTGATTTACACATTCATGCCCACCATCACCACTGTGTAGGACATGCCCACCATCACCGCTGTGTACGACATGCCCACCGTCACCGCTGTGTACGACATGCCCACCGTCACCGCTGTGTACGACATGCCCACCGTCACCGCTGTGTAGGTCATGCCCACCATCACCGCTGCACAGGACATCTGTGTCTCCCAACTAGGCTTGAGCAGAAGAGAACCAGCGATTCTGTCTTTTTTGTGATATGTGATGAGACAAGTCCAGAATACATTTATATTCCTTGTCATCCTACCCATCAGTAATAAAAATCTCTTCATTCATGCCATGAAATAAAGAGTTTGAAAGGGTACAGAAAGAGTTTGTGTCTTTATTGTTGGTAAAATATAACACCTGTCCCTAAAGCACTGCTTGATGCTTACAACCACAATGACATCAGGGTTTGGTCCAGGGGAGGGGTCAGCCCAGACCTGTCCACAATCCCCAACATACCCCTGCATCCATATCATCATTACTGACATCACTGCTTCATTCCACATGCCCACCAGCTCACATAAGGGAGAGTAGTAGCTCTGTTCGGTTTTCATGGCGAGTACTTCCATTTTGTCCATGCTGAACAAACTCCTCTATCTTTGAGGACAACCAAGTGACATTTTCACCCCTTTCCTCTGGGTGCAGAGGTGTTCAAGTCAGCTTTCACGGGGGCCCCCGAGGATCCTGACATCTCTAACCACAAAGCCTCCCCTTTTGCAGGTTCTCTGATGAGGAGTCTCTTCATCCAAACCCTCCTGGAAGGCAGTTTTTACACAGAGCCTCTGGAGCTAGGCTGGGGTTTGAGGCTGTCTGAGTGTCATGGGGTAGGACTCTGCCTGAGAGCTCTTCCCCAAGAGTGAGGGGCTTGGGAGGGCTCTGGCCACCTCTACTATCCCAGATGCTGAAGTGTAGCTCATGCCATCTCCCTTCACCAATCTCCAAATTCCCATGACCAGCCTTGGACGTATTGGACCAAGTACACAGGGGACATACAAGGTGATGGACCAGTGCAGTGGAATGGAGGTCATGTGTGAGTCATTGTTGTCAAAGGCAACTTGTGTGATGAGGGGCTACTTAGGGATGGAACCTTTGCGCCAATTCTCATTTGTTCATAAAGTCCATAACTACCTGCTTACCAAGGACCAAAACCAAAACTGGCACCAGTCTGGGAGAGTAGATTCAAAGCAGGGCACATTCTCCCTCAAGGAACCAAAGGGCCAGCACAACAGGGCATCTGCCTGGAACCAGACATTCTCCAAGCTTAATGAAGCCTCTCTGTGCTGTGGTAGACAGAGGGGTGAGGTTTTGGGGAGGGCAATCATTCAGGGGCAGATGACCTGACTGAACTCAGCTCTGCTCAGCAAACCCCTAAAAACCAAGAGACTTtctggaagggaagaagaaggaccTGGTGTGTTGAATGAGAAAGCCAACCCATTCCAATCCGCCAGGGACTCCAGACATCCTGAAAAGATACAGGAGAGGATAGAGAGTGGGGAGGATCTTGAAGATCTTGAAGACAGGGTCCTCATACACAAAAACTGGTAACATTTACTCCAACAACAACtacatttcctttcccttttgtttcagtcctttatctaaaaaaaattctttctactgATCTATTTCTTAGAATCTGAAGCAAATGAAATTTTTTAGAGAATGCTTTTTTTAGGGCTAAAAAACTAGcgattaaaaaaaggagagaaaagatcaACTTTTTTGGCCCTGTGGAAATCCAAGGTGAAGGTTTCTTTAAGAGTCCTCTCTTTGGAAGAGATATCATGGGCCAATGTTGCCATGGAGTTTGAGTGAGGAACATTCATTGTTAGGTAGGAAGACAGGTCACAATTCGGGAGGGAGATCTCCAAGGCAAGGTTGCAACCTAAGCTTGATTTTAGCTTTAACATTCTCAGAATCAATCTCAGAAGTTAAGGATATAGGCCTCCACCTTCCAGAACCCCCCAGGAACGTTTTCTTCTCACTCTCCCTGGTCTATCTGGGATTCTGGTTTCCCAGTTTTGAAAAGTATAGCTCAAGAAATCAGATTTACTGCCTGAA
Above is a genomic segment from Monodelphis domestica isolate mMonDom1 chromosome X, mMonDom1.pri, whole genome shotgun sequence containing:
- the LOC103096914 gene encoding uncharacterized protein LOC103096914; this translates as MKSWVGLVKEGPNLQDFWLAQLVSNDDFPLMPERRATSGCPCGSVQYSLQLDSRSPNPQDVWWVQQMGKESYTQATLNIVPVEDSLGTAGCSSHIPNRSQDLKTFWLVQPVDKDGLPERPTKKDVGGQVMGGSGSSPHFQERGPDPQTLWEVQQVGKDHFPRKRGKTAQGGRRFGTGWYSAQHQNRANGPQTSWFVQQVSTDDVQMPGKRVPGPTGDCWYPPHFHTGSPDHQDIWLAQPVYNAYVPVIPMKRIRSDCPFGATWYSPQFLQRVLDLHIHAHHHHCVGHAHHHRCVRHAHRHRCVRHAHRHRCVRHAHRHRCVGHAHHHRCTGHLCLPTRLEQKRTSDSVFFVICDETSPEYIYIPCHPTHQ